Proteins encoded by one window of Eremothecium cymbalariae DBVPG#7215 chromosome 1, complete sequence:
- the YPT32 gene encoding Rab family GTPase YPT32 (similar to Ashbya gossypii AER434C 1-intron), which translates to MSNEDYGYDYDYLFKIVLIGDSGVGKSNLLSRFTTDEFNVNSKSTIGVEFATRTIEVEGKKVKAQIWDTAGQERYRAITSAYYRGAVGALIVYDISKSSSYENCNHWLAELRENADENVAVGLIGNKSDLAHLRAVPTDEAKNYAQENQMLFTETSALNAENVDLAFRELITAIYQMVSKNQVDLSEKSGGGTMPRGPTISLTPASNEKTKKSNNCC; encoded by the exons ATGAGTAACGAAGATTATGGCTACGACTACGACTATCTATTCAAGA TTGTGTTAATAGGTGATTCTGGTGTGGGGAAGTCGAACCTTCTTTCCAGGTTCACGACGGATGAGTTCAATGTGAACTCCAAGTCAACAATTGGGGTTGAATTTGCAACGAGGACAATCGAAGTCGAGGGGAAAAAGGTAAAAGCACAAATTTGGGACACTGCTGGTCAAGAACGGTACCGTGCGATTACATCTGCGTACTACAGAGGTGCGGTGGGTGCGTTGATTGTCTACGACATCAGTAAATCTAGCAGCTACGAGAACTGTAACCATTGGCTAGCTGAACTACGTGAAAATGCCGACGAAAACGTTGCTGTTGGGCTTATTGGGAACAAATCCGATCTAGCCCATTTGCGTGCCGTCCCCACCGATGAGGCCAAGAACTACGCTCAGGAAAACCAAATGTTGTTCACTGAGACAAGTGCGTTGAACGCAGAAAACGTCGATCTAGCATTCCGTGAGCTCATCACAGCCATTTACCAGATGGTATCTAAGAACCAAGTTGACTTGAGCGAGAAGAGCGGCGGAGGCACTATGCCAAGAGGCCCCACCATCTCCCTCACCCCTGCTTCAAACGAAAAAACCAAGAAGTCAAAcaactgctgctga
- the CHZ1 gene encoding Chz1p (similar to Ashbya gossypii AER433W), translated as MPSQRIAIEEMAEDSDVPLEKRSLSPEKRNVEPTETTAEKKSSGGKRRRRNYDEYDQEVAKEDAANGSKKNCLDGDENGDEEDDNLDGLIAEDEEEEEEEEEEDLAEIDTANIITSGRRTRGKVIDYKKTAEELAKQNGGSGQAGQNVGEAEEEDDDEDDADFAAS; from the coding sequence ATGCCCTCCCAAAGGATTGCAATTGAAGAGATGGCAGAGGATAGCGATGTACCTTTAGAGAAACGTTCTCTTTCTCCTGAAAAACGTAATGTTGAGCCAACGGAGACGACGGCAGAGAAAAAGAGCAGTGGTGGCAAACGTCGTAGACGGAATTATGACGAGTATGACCAAGAGGTGGCCAAGGAGGATGCGGCAAATGGTAGcaagaagaattgtttAGATGGGGACGAGAATGGGGACGAAGAGGACGATAATTTGGATGGGCTGATTGCggaggatgaggaggaggaggaggaggaggaggaggaggacCTTGCTGAGATTGATACGGCCAATATCATTACAAGCGGGCGGAGAACTCGCGGTAAGGTGATTGATTACAAGAAAACGGCCGAGGAGCTTGCGAAACAAAACGGTGGTTCAGGACAGGCTGGGCAGAATGTTGGTGAGGcggaggaagaagatgacgatgaggatgatgcGGACTTTGCTGCAAGCTAA
- the FIR1 gene encoding Fir1p (similar to Ashbya gossypii AER435w), whose translation MSLQQLDTPTKRRSFPASGQNALQSCLKPKPGSRNSNPQVRFSLPPRDDEVMHQDGGKCDYTCNIDFRSTKFGENKSQARGQQPSPLKIVYPKSSIEDFHGHFVDLHNKVALQLSTDIWSSHNREKESKGIKNTMGHARYNSIAGLSPYTPTASPEFKKHNRSQSLQSIIYTTVQDYRSSPPKVESLMASRFEHKISNPSETVAAAKPACIKEHTLSHHGHQLYLRQDSPLNKYKVTVPLELQVPPFLSPENKHKQTKRLIYDGHGYSAYREDDNEGSDVDNDSEQSKLNLSDLSIPSATNVISIDLSIENLDDTLGIDQFANVNLRKQVQNMSKNSPSRTGFNDLPSTPVHGPLSSAETRRNSRIQATPQQLMQDTYAKVSTPVFRGVHHDKNQPIEPLEILSTPTRLITIPDFEKEPAPRRRNVLSGFFSMEEVPDEPLPDYNVPRDRLNEGFKFPQVAEPLLNTSSPLSPKNRVLEASAPENHSDFLKVPGTMVNSSFEKRRSVLQKQNILGHQHRRSRSVHRVEDMMSAGYGQSTPPLPSAIVSPIPQMPTYKPQKQDSSTIVRTLQYSPLNNDSSFVASSHNLETPEDATNDDPVSPVVQVCAKNLLYDKKGSDNTESFKVSVSTRDRSIDRGDDYGNVDSFIFENNSSNNEPTMTGIFNNILTKKFTKSSSTVRGSPNTKNLSKHSHKDKPPGVSMASEFFDTRSGKQKGTSELLENSGTFRPFDSDSIQLIDEYHVPAENSLVHASAKYVKRQNLVQLEARRPNSNDSQPKSFPKQKVGNVLDPTRRLSNGFSHSSYESDLSTPSGQVSHFTSVTSLTASEIDNSNLLVKTLSISHRNSGQAGNQYHNSSDFKHVSTVASRNGTKSSTSQHMGVQESLVRRPLVKRESMTTDLHDVHFHRKSHSPLNSSLLADSDRSQKVENTAFHKSQQPGICSRRHPNPIPISPLPDIETETKPNPDNAEFHTVFEPYEGKLVEIIVLDDETESSKKHSFPSPPAEDESTRHLAYLYRTSHKRDSLEIRQLYEDESRNGKQGKLDPTKFDKKVLNSISSGKGGPKDENSLSTATASVGRTTSGNCRNTTRNAIKTFERRYLHNLQRVLRSKSARPSEII comes from the coding sequence ATGTCTCTGCAGCAGTTAGACACACCAACAAAGAGGCGATCGTTTCCTGCATCTGGTCAAAACGCACTCCAGTCCTGCCTGAAACCTAAGCCTGGTAGTAGGAACAGCAATCCCCAAGTGAGGTTTTCTCTTCCTCCGCGTGACGACGAAGTCATGCACCAGGACGGTGGTAAGTGTGATTACACATGCAATATTGATTTCCGGAGCACTAAGTTTGGCGAGAATAAGTCTCAGGCGAGAGGCCAACAGCCTTCACCGCTCAAGATAGTTTATCCTAAGTCCTCTATTGAAGACTTCCACGGCCACTTCGTCGACCTTCACAACAAGGTGGCTCTTCAACTCTCTACAGATATATGGTCATCCCATAACAGGGAAAAAGAATCAAAGGGTATTAAAAACACTATGGGACATGCAAGATACAACTCAATTGCTGGCCTCTCTCCCTATACTCCAACTGCATCACCGGAATTCAAAAAGCATAATAGAAGTCAGTCATTACAGTCAATAATCTACACTACAGTACAGGACTATCGCAGCTCGCCCCCCAAAGTAGAAAGTTTGATGGCAAGTCGGTTCGAACATAAAATTTCCAATCCTTCTGAAACAGTCGCTGCAGCGAAACCTGCATGCATAAAAGAACACACGCTTTCGCATCATGGTCATCAACTCTATTTAAGACAGGACTCCCCCTTGAATAAATACAAGGTTACTGTACCATTGGAGTTGCAAGTTCCTCCTTTCTTATCTCCTGAGAACAAGCACAAACAAACGAAAAGATTGATTTATGATGGCCATGGCTATAGTGCTTACAGGGAGGATGATAATGAGGGTTCTGATGTTGACAATGATTCCGAACAAAGCAAATTAAATCTAAGCGATTTATCCATTCCTTCAGCAACAAACGTTATTTCGATAGACCTGAGTATCGAGAATCTCGATGATACCTTGGGTATCGATCAATTTGCAAACGTTAACCTAAGAAAGCAGGTTCAAAATATGTCCAAAAATTCACCCTCTAGAACTGGCTTTAACGACCTGCCTTCAACTCCTGTACATGGTCCTTTATCATCAGCGGAGACTCGCAGGAATTCCAGAATACAGGCTACTCCACAGCAATTAATGCAAGATACATACGCAAAGGTTTCTACTCCTGTATTCAGAGGGGTTCATCATGACAAGAATCAACCAATAGAACCCTTAGAGATATTATCCACACCAACGAGGTTGATTACAATCCCTgactttgaaaaagaaCCCGCACCAAGAAGGAGGAATGTTCTCTCCGGCTTCTTCAGTATGGAGGAAGTTCCGGATGAGCCTCTTCCGGACTATAACGTCCCAAGAGACCGTTTAAATGAAGGTTTTAAATTTCCTCAAGTGGCGGAACCATTATTGAACACTTCTTCCCCTCTTTCACCCAAAAACCGTGTACTTGAAGCCTCTGCGCCTGAGAACCATAGTGATTTCCTGAAAGTACCAGGGACTATGGTCAATtcatcttttgaaaaaagaaggtCGGTACTACAAAAGCAGAATATACTAGGCCATCAGCATAGGAGAAGTAGGAGTGTACATAGAGTAGAAGATATGATGAGCGCAGGTTACGGCCAATCCACCCCTCCATTACCAAGCGCTATAGTCTCCCCTATCCCACAAATGCCAACGTACAAGCCTCAAAAGCAAGACAGCTCCACTATTGTACGAACCCTTCAATATTCTCCATTGAACAATGATTCATCATTCGTAGCTTCAAGTCATAACTTGGAAACACCAGAAGATGCAACAAACGATGATCCTGTATCGCCTGTAGTTCAGGTTTGCGCAAAGAATTTGCTCTACGACAAGAAGGGTAGTGATAATACAGAAAGCTTCAAAGTTTCTGTCTCAACTAGGGACCGTTCTATCGACAGGGGCGATGATTACGGAAATGTAGATTCTTTCATATTCGAAAACAATTCTTCTAATAATGAACCAACTATGACAGGTATATTCAATAACATATTAACAAAGAAATTTACGAAATCTTCTAGCACTGTGAGAGGTAGTCCTAACACGAAAAACTTATCTAAACACAGCCACAAGGATAAGCCCCCTGGTGTATCAATGGCTAgtgaattttttgatacCCGCAGCGGCAAGCAGAAAGGTACCTCTGAATTGCTTGAAAACAGCGGGACCTTTAGACCATTTGATAGCGATAGCATTCAACTCATAGATGAATATCATGTTCCCGCAGAAAATTCGTTAGTTCATGCATCCGCTAAATACGTGAAACGACAGAACCTAGTCCAACTAGAGGCTAGGAGGCCTAACTCCAATGATAGCCAACCGAAATCATTCCCGAAACAAAAAGTTGGTAATGTTCTTGATCCTACGAGGAGACTATCTAATGGATTCAGCCATTCCTCTTACGAGTCAGACTTATCAACGCCTTCAGGCCAGGTTTCGCATTTTACAAGCGTTACATCTCTTACTGCCTCGGAGATAGATAACTCTAATCTTTTGGTAAAAACACTGTCGATTTCACATAGAAATTCAGGACAAGCCGGTAATCAGTATCATAATTCATCAGATTTTAAACATGTTAGTACTGTTGCTTCCAGAAATGGTACGAagtcttcaacttctcagCATATGGGGGTGCAGGAATCTTTAGTTAGGAGACCCCTGGTTAAACGAGAAAGTATGACCACAGATTTGCACGATGTCCACTTTCATCGGAAGTCTCATTCACCACTTAACAGCTCGCTGTTGGCTGATTCAGATAGGTCGCAGAAAGTTGAAAACACTGCATTCCATAAGTCACAACAACCTGGCATTTGTTCAAGAAGGCATCCTAATCCCATACCAATCTCACCCTTACCAGACATAGAGACAGAAACAAAACCTAATCCAGATAATGCTGAGTTTCATACTGTTTTTGAACCATACGAAGGGAAATTGGTCGAAATAATTGTTCTTGATGATGAAACTGAGTCGTCTAAAAAACATTCATTCCCTTCACCACCGGCTGAAGACGAATCTACGAGGCATTTAGCATATTTGTACCGTACCTCTCATAAAAGAGATTCTCTCGAAATTAGACAGCtatatgaagatgaatcaCGTAACGGGAAACAAGGCAAGTTAGACCCTACAaaatttgacaaaaaaGTGTTGAACTCAATCTCCAGCGGTAAGGGTGGCCCTAAAGATGAGAATTCATTATCAACAGCTACTGCCTCTGTTGGTCGCACTACTAGTGGAAATTGCAGAAACACTACTAGGAATGCCATTAAAACATTCGAACGAAGATATCTGCATAATTTGCAAAGAGTACTGAGGTCCAAAAGTGCAAGACCTTCGGAAATTATATGA